The segment ACCAATGTGGATAAGGACAGCTACCATTACCTCGGCTTGAACGCCTACCTGTACCCGACGCTCAAGACTGAACTCGTGTTCTGGGCCGGTTACAACTTCAGCAAGCAGATCGACACCGATTTCGCGATGGGTGTCAGCGCGAAGGCTAGCTTCTAGCCGTCGGCCGAGCCTGTCTAGGGATACCCGTGAGAATCAGGGCTTTAGATTCTATACGGGGGCTCCTGCTCCTGCAGATGACCCTGGACCATTTCGGCAGGCCCATATCCTATTACCTTTATCAGTGCTTCGGCTTCTTCAGTGCGGCCGAAGGCTTTTTTTTCTTGTCCGGATTTGTCGGTATGCTCGCCGCGACAAGCAAGGGCGTGAAGGACCCGAAGCAGTCGTGGATGCGCGCCCGAGCCTTCAAGACATGGCGCTACCATATCGTGACGCTTGTATGCCTTTGCCTTGCGGCGTGGCTGTTCTTGCCCCGGGTCACGCACTTCTTCGATTCCCTGTACAATCATCCGGTGCAGGGGAGCGTGCTCAGCCTCCTGCTCGTGAATACTCCTGAATGGCTCGACGTGCTCCCGCTATACGTGCTGTTCCTGCTTCTGGGGTCGTTCGTGTTCCCGCTGTTCGTGAAGGCGGACCGCAAACGCATGGTGCTGTTGCTGTGGTTGCCGTCCCTTTGCGTGTGGGTTGCGGCGCAGTTCGGACTCCGCGACATGTGCAATTCCGTTTTCCCCGCCTGGGTAAGCCACGGGTTCTTTGACCCTTTCGGCTGGCAGTTCGTGTACTTCTCGGGTGCGGCGACCGCTTCCTGGTGGCGTATTGCCCGCAAAAGTGAATCCGCCGGCGACACGCTTGCCGTCCGCTCCGTCAAGAGGCTTACTCCCGCAATCATCGTGCTTCTTGCAGTCTGCTTCCTCTGGTCGCACCAGTTTTTCCCATTCGGGTCGCTAGCACTGCCTTCGGATTTCTTCGTGAGCAAGGACCATGTGGGGGTGCTGCGCTTTGTGAACTTCTTCGCGTTCATGTTGGGCATTTGCGCCATTGTGCGCAGGTGGCCGGCCCTTCTGGATTTCAGGCCGACAAACGTGATGGGCCGGCACAGCCTCGACGTCTATACCGCACATATCGTACTCGTCTATATCTGGATGTCGCTGCCTGGCGAGGTGCGTTACCACGGGCCGTGGAATGTCGTCGCTCCGCTCTTTTCGTGCGTGCTGCTCTGGGCGCTCGCCAAACTCCGCGAACCGCGAGTTAAATGAGACAAGGGGGGGGGGCGCCCCTCATGGTGCGGCGAGAAAAACAGTTTAAAGGAAAGCCGCAGGGACTAACAGTCACAAGGTTTTCCTCCCGGAACACACATCCCCTATTTGCGACAGAGCAACAAACAGATTTCTACCGGAGCCACCGCCTATCCTTGGCGGAGGAACAT is part of the Fibrobacter sp. UWR2 genome and harbors:
- the opgC gene encoding OpgC domain-containing protein; its protein translation is MRIRALDSIRGLLLLQMTLDHFGRPISYYLYQCFGFFSAAEGFFFLSGFVGMLAATSKGVKDPKQSWMRARAFKTWRYHIVTLVCLCLAAWLFLPRVTHFFDSLYNHPVQGSVLSLLLVNTPEWLDVLPLYVLFLLLGSFVFPLFVKADRKRMVLLLWLPSLCVWVAAQFGLRDMCNSVFPAWVSHGFFDPFGWQFVYFSGAATASWWRIARKSESAGDTLAVRSVKRLTPAIIVLLAVCFLWSHQFFPFGSLALPSDFFVSKDHVGVLRFVNFFAFMLGICAIVRRWPALLDFRPTNVMGRHSLDVYTAHIVLVYIWMSLPGEVRYHGPWNVVAPLFSCVLLWALAKLREPRVK